One part of the Dyadobacter sp. 676 genome encodes these proteins:
- a CDS encoding ABC transporter permease: MIRNYLKIALRNLAKSKGYSAINIGGLAVGMAVAMLIGLWVYDEFAFNRYHENYDRIAKVVERGVFEGRTYDGGEHTSYPLGQYLREHHKDDFEYVIQSSWTDEHILAYKDNKFTKNGAYMSAEAPHLFTLRMLRGTRDGLKEPNSIIIAESVAEALFGKENPMGKVVKLDNRFDMKVTGVYEDLPYNTEFRELTFLAPWDLYVATQDWVRQARDKEEWNNNSWQLLTQIRPNSTFEGVTERIKNIKIQHTPEARFLKPQNYLLPMSKWHLYGTWDDSGQADARIRYVWLFAVIGAFVLLLASINFMNLSTARSEKRAKEVGIRKAIGSVRGQLVNQFFSESFMVVFLAFIFTILIVVSVLPSFNQLADKRIEFPWGNGFFWLAGFAFCLLTGLLSGSYPALYLSSFQPVKVLKGTFNAGRFASLPRKVLVVLQFTVSVTLIIGTAIVYKQIQHAKDRPVGYDRNGLITVEINTPELYNQYNRIRGALQETGAVEEMATSSSPSTFLGSNNGGFSWPGKDPNFHDNFGTIGVSHDFGKTVGWQFIGGRDFSRQFSTDSSGMVMNESAMKYMGFKQPSDIVGQTVKWGDNPYKVVGVIRDMVMGSPFSPVRPTLFMVNYGWANFISIKLKPGLPLRQSLAKVAAVFRDVNPGGPFDYKFTDQEYARKFAAEERIATLATVFAALAIFISCLGLFGLASFTAEQRTKEIGVRKVLGASVANLWALLSREFVVLVVLSSLISTPIAWYTLSNWLQKYEYRTEIPWWIFAAAGCSALLVTLATVSYQAIRAALLDPVKSLRME; encoded by the coding sequence ATGATCAGGAATTACTTAAAAATCGCATTGCGTAACCTAGCCAAAAGCAAGGGTTATTCTGCCATCAATATCGGCGGATTGGCTGTGGGAATGGCCGTGGCTATGTTGATCGGCCTTTGGGTTTACGATGAATTCGCATTCAATCGCTACCATGAGAATTACGACCGCATTGCCAAAGTCGTCGAGCGGGGCGTTTTCGAGGGAAGAACATATGATGGCGGCGAACATACATCCTATCCGCTGGGGCAATATCTCCGCGAACACCATAAGGACGATTTCGAATACGTGATCCAGTCGTCATGGACCGATGAGCATATCCTGGCTTACAAGGATAACAAGTTTACTAAAAATGGGGCTTATATGAGCGCGGAGGCGCCACACCTGTTTACGCTGCGTATGCTGCGGGGCACGCGCGACGGGCTCAAAGAGCCCAATTCGATCATCATCGCGGAGTCGGTAGCAGAAGCGCTGTTTGGCAAGGAAAATCCGATGGGCAAGGTGGTGAAACTGGATAACCGGTTCGATATGAAGGTGACGGGTGTTTATGAGGACCTGCCTTACAATACCGAATTCCGCGAACTGACCTTCCTGGCGCCTTGGGACCTGTATGTAGCAACGCAGGATTGGGTACGCCAGGCACGGGATAAGGAGGAATGGAATAACAACTCGTGGCAGCTGCTGACACAGATCCGCCCGAACTCGACATTCGAAGGCGTTACCGAAAGGATTAAAAACATCAAGATACAACACACGCCGGAAGCGCGGTTCCTGAAACCCCAAAACTATCTGCTGCCGATGTCGAAATGGCATTTGTACGGCACGTGGGACGATAGCGGGCAAGCGGACGCGCGCATCAGGTATGTGTGGCTTTTCGCGGTCATTGGCGCGTTCGTGTTGTTGCTGGCGTCGATCAACTTTATGAACCTCAGCACCGCCCGCTCCGAAAAGCGCGCGAAAGAGGTGGGTATCCGCAAAGCGATCGGGTCGGTAAGAGGACAACTGGTCAACCAGTTTTTCAGTGAATCGTTCATGGTAGTCTTTCTGGCTTTCATTTTCACAATCCTGATCGTGGTATCGGTATTGCCGTCGTTCAATCAACTGGCCGACAAAAGGATCGAGTTTCCGTGGGGCAACGGTTTTTTCTGGCTGGCGGGGTTTGCATTCTGCCTCCTCACCGGCCTCCTGTCGGGCAGTTACCCGGCGTTGTACCTGTCATCGTTTCAGCCGGTGAAGGTTTTGAAGGGAACATTCAACGCGGGCCGGTTCGCCTCTTTGCCGCGCAAGGTGCTGGTGGTGTTGCAGTTCACGGTATCGGTGACACTGATTATCGGCACGGCCATTGTTTACAAGCAGATCCAGCATGCCAAGGACAGGCCGGTTGGCTACGATCGGAACGGACTGATAACGGTCGAAATCAATACGCCGGAATTGTATAATCAATATAACAGGATTCGCGGGGCGTTGCAGGAAACCGGGGCGGTCGAGGAAATGGCCACTTCTTCGTCGCCATCAACGTTCCTGGGTTCGAACAACGGCGGTTTCAGCTGGCCGGGCAAAGATCCCAACTTTCACGACAACTTCGGTACGATCGGCGTCTCCCACGATTTTGGTAAAACGGTCGGCTGGCAATTCATCGGCGGGCGCGATTTCTCCCGCCAGTTTTCAACCGATTCGTCGGGTATGGTCATGAATGAATCCGCGATGAAATACATGGGTTTTAAACAACCATCGGACATCGTAGGACAAACGGTGAAATGGGGCGACAATCCTTACAAGGTCGTGGGCGTAATCCGCGACATGGTGATGGGCTCGCCGTTCAGTCCGGTACGCCCGACATTGTTTATGGTGAACTACGGATGGGCGAATTTCATCAGCATCAAACTGAAACCGGGCCTTCCGCTAAGGCAATCGCTGGCGAAAGTGGCGGCGGTTTTTCGTGATGTAAATCCCGGCGGACCGTTCGATTACAAATTTACGGACCAGGAATATGCTCGGAAATTCGCGGCCGAAGAACGCATTGCCACACTCGCGACGGTGTTTGCAGCACTGGCGATTTTTATCAGCTGTCTCGGATTGTTCGGGCTTGCATCCTTCACGGCGGAGCAGCGGACGAAAGAAATCGGAGTACGCAAAGTGTTGGGCGCTTCGGTTGCCAACCTTTGGGCGTTGCTCTCCCGGGAGTTTGTGGTACTGGTTGTTCTTTCATCCCTGATATCCACACCCATTGCCTGGTATACCCTGAGCAATTGGCTCCAAAAATATGAGTACCGCACCGAAATCCCCTGGTGGATTTTCGCGGCAGCGGGCTGCAGCGCACTGCTGGTGACCCTGGCAACGGTAAGCTACCAGGCAATCCGGGCCGCGCTGCTGGATCCTGTTAAATCGTTAAGAATGGAGTAG
- a CDS encoding ABC transporter permease, protein MLRSYLKIAWRSLVKDRQFTLLNLLGLSTGLACTLLIYLWVTDELRVDKHNAKDAHLFQIMVNQPHEDGIKTGEYTPGLLADALKAEMPEVELATTVVPAEWFSNKGMVSAGETKLKAGGQFVSKDYFDVFTCPFTQGDAAAVVGDKNTLALSEEMAEKLFSTQQNVVGKTVKWDEGQFSGLYRVGGVFKANPRNATNQFDILFNFEQFKARRPGMENWGNSDPHTFVILKNGADPALFNEKIRHFLKTKSKDNNTQLFAIRYSDKYLHGRFENGVQAGGRITYVRLFSVIAVFILVIACINFMNLATAKASGRMKEVGIKKVVGAQRSSLVMQHLSESLMLTFVSLLLAVGIVILLLPEFNNITGKQISLSPDSGLISAAFVITLLTGLLAGSYPALYLSGFDPVSVLKGKLKNTAGELLVRRGLVVFQFAVSVIFIVSVIVVYRQIQFIQNRNLGYNRDHIIHFEIPLEMDSLKLKAAEAFLGEVKNVPGVVNASSYYHNLTGQHGAVSGFEWPGKSVGTDMEFSNLEVGYNFMETVGMTLREGRFFSQNQNARNEIIFNESAIKSMGLKDPVGKTVKFWGMERQIVGVVKDFNFESLYEPVKPCFFQVYPVMPNVMVKIQNGTEEQTIARLRKLFQDRHKGLVFDYQFLDENYQALYASERRVGVLSRYFAGLAILISCLGLFGLAAFMAQRRQKEIGIRKVMGASVGNVVVMLSVDFVKLLLIALLIAFPLVGWVMYKWLDNFAFRISLDAGIFLFAAAGLASVTLATVGYQALKAALVNPVISLKRE, encoded by the coding sequence ATGCTCAGAAGTTATCTAAAAATCGCGTGGCGTAGCCTGGTTAAGGACCGGCAGTTTACGCTGCTCAACCTGTTGGGGCTTTCTACCGGGCTGGCTTGTACGTTGCTTATCTACCTTTGGGTGACGGATGAATTGCGTGTGGATAAGCACAACGCAAAAGACGCGCATTTGTTCCAGATCATGGTCAACCAGCCGCATGAGGATGGCATTAAAACCGGAGAATACACTCCGGGGTTGCTGGCCGACGCATTGAAGGCGGAAATGCCCGAGGTGGAGCTGGCGACGACGGTGGTTCCAGCAGAATGGTTTTCGAACAAGGGCATGGTATCGGCCGGGGAAACCAAATTGAAAGCGGGCGGCCAGTTTGTGAGCAAGGATTATTTCGATGTGTTTACCTGTCCGTTCACACAAGGCGACGCTGCCGCGGTAGTAGGCGACAAGAATACGCTGGCGCTGTCCGAGGAGATGGCCGAAAAGCTTTTTAGCACGCAGCAAAATGTGGTTGGAAAGACCGTCAAGTGGGACGAAGGGCAGTTCAGCGGGCTTTACCGCGTGGGTGGCGTGTTCAAGGCTAACCCCCGTAATGCGACCAACCAATTTGATATTCTCTTCAATTTCGAGCAGTTCAAGGCGCGACGGCCCGGAATGGAAAACTGGGGCAACAGCGATCCCCATACTTTTGTGATCCTCAAAAACGGCGCAGATCCGGCGCTTTTTAACGAGAAAATCCGGCATTTTCTAAAAACAAAGAGCAAGGACAACAATACGCAGCTTTTCGCCATCCGGTATTCGGACAAATACCTGCACGGGCGGTTCGAGAATGGCGTGCAGGCGGGCGGGCGCATTACCTATGTGAGGCTGTTTTCCGTGATCGCGGTGTTCATCCTCGTGATTGCCTGTATCAATTTCATGAATCTCGCTACGGCCAAAGCGTCGGGGCGCATGAAAGAAGTGGGGATCAAAAAAGTGGTGGGCGCACAGCGCAGCTCGCTCGTCATGCAGCATCTGAGCGAGTCGCTGATGCTCACCTTTGTGTCGTTGCTCCTGGCGGTAGGCATAGTGATCCTTTTGTTACCGGAGTTCAACAACATTACCGGCAAGCAGATCTCGCTTTCACCCGATTCGGGGCTGATTTCGGCGGCGTTTGTTATAACGCTCCTGACCGGCTTGCTGGCGGGGAGCTATCCGGCATTATACCTCTCGGGCTTTGACCCGGTTTCCGTATTGAAGGGAAAGCTGAAAAACACGGCGGGCGAGCTGCTCGTGCGCCGCGGATTGGTGGTATTCCAATTTGCGGTGTCGGTGATTTTCATTGTTTCGGTGATCGTCGTTTACCGGCAAATACAGTTTATACAAAACCGGAACCTCGGCTATAACCGCGACCACATTATCCATTTTGAAATACCACTTGAAATGGACTCCCTGAAATTGAAAGCGGCAGAGGCGTTTCTGGGAGAAGTCAAAAATGTTCCCGGCGTGGTGAATGCATCCAGCTACTACCACAATCTGACAGGCCAGCACGGCGCAGTCTCCGGTTTCGAATGGCCGGGTAAGTCCGTCGGGACGGATATGGAGTTTTCGAACCTGGAAGTGGGCTACAATTTCATGGAAACTGTGGGTATGACCTTGCGCGAAGGCCGGTTTTTTTCTCAAAACCAGAATGCGCGTAATGAAATCATATTCAACGAGTCGGCTATTAAAAGTATGGGACTGAAAGACCCCGTCGGAAAAACGGTGAAGTTCTGGGGAATGGAGCGGCAGATCGTGGGTGTGGTGAAGGACTTTAATTTTGAATCGCTCTATGAGCCGGTGAAACCCTGCTTCTTCCAGGTGTACCCCGTTATGCCCAATGTGATGGTGAAAATTCAGAACGGGACGGAGGAGCAGACGATCGCCCGTTTGCGTAAGCTGTTTCAGGACCGGCATAAGGGTCTGGTTTTCGATTATCAATTTTTGGATGAAAACTACCAGGCGTTGTACGCGTCGGAGCGCCGGGTAGGGGTGTTGTCGCGCTATTTCGCTGGGCTTGCTATCCTTATTTCGTGCCTCGGATTGTTCGGATTGGCGGCATTTATGGCCCAGCGACGGCAGAAAGAGATCGGTATCCGCAAAGTGATGGGTGCTTCGGTGGGTAATGTGGTGGTAATGCTTTCCGTGGACTTTGTCAAACTTCTGCTGATCGCCCTGCTGATCGCCTTTCCGCTTGTTGGCTGGGTAATGTATAAATGGCTCGACAACTTCGCATTCCGTATCAGTCTCGACGCGGGAATTTTTCTATTCGCCGCGGCCGGTCTCGCGTCCGTCACGCTCGCAACGGTAGGTTACCAGGCGCTGAAGGCGGCGCTGGTGAATCCTGTAATAAGTTTGAAAAGGGAGTAA